The following are encoded together in the Macadamia integrifolia cultivar HAES 741 chromosome 10, SCU_Mint_v3, whole genome shotgun sequence genome:
- the LOC122091823 gene encoding uncharacterized protein LOC122091823, translating to MNLEWLWSRLNHPFSFHSCREERMPSFGVFSIGGCIDGCRDQAQTSGLGTRIWNLTDKPLELQIRVGSILKKGHTLKPGSSKRLKCKSIYKAYMPSVVGGGGGGGMKSLLYYYDETCHPYVWIQDSVSDFSRMVKQQYISLEDLRDCSEIKVFRDHQRGSVMVRKKPRPEFC from the coding sequence ATGAATCTGGAATGGTTATGGAGTAGACTGAACCATCCCTTTAGCTTTCATAGTTGCAGAGAAGAAAGAATGCCCAGTTTCGGGGTTTTCTCCATTGGAGGGTGTATCGATGGATGTCGTGATCAAGCCCAGACCTCAGGACTTGGCACAAGAATATGGAACCTGACAGACAAACCTCTTGAGTTGCAGATAAGGGTAGGATCCATATTGAAGAAGGGTCACACACTCAAGCCAGGTTCTTCAAAGAGACTGAAATGCAAGAGCATTTATAAGGCTTACATGCCTAGTGTGgttggtggaggtggtggtggagggaTGAAGAGCTTGCTCTACTACTATGATGAGACTTGTCATCCTTATGTTTGGATACAAGACAGTGTGAGTGACTTCTCAAGGATGGTGAAGCAACAGTATATAAGCCTTGAAGACTTGAGGGATTGCTCTGAGATTAAGGTCTTCAGAGACCATCAGAGAGGCTCTGTCATGGTCAGGAAGAAACCCAGACCAGAATTTTGCTGA
- the LOC122092309 gene encoding TVP38/TMEM64 family membrane protein slr0305-like has translation MPLETFDGDLINTKITGWCFSLLFFCTWNKNVCRSSNIFFIFPSHSIQQIVLLLRLVPILPFNMLNYLLSVTPVGIGEYMLASWLGMMPITFALVYVGTTLKDISDVTHGWGEISTTRWILIILGLVVSVVLIICVTKVAKSSLDKALAENMEIDGALASSKLPIVADAPMDLNQPLIIKIDSSEGNHEN, from the exons ATGCCTTTGGAAACATTTGAT GGTGATTTAATCAATACAAAGATCACTGGTTGGTGCTTTTCTTTATTGTTCTTTTGTACATGGAACAAAAATGTTTGTAGGAGTTCTaatatcttctttatttttccctCCCACTCCATTCAACAGATTGTGTTGCTGCTTCGGCTTGTTCCCATACTACCATTTAACATGTTGAATTACCTCCTGTCTGTGACCCCTGTTGGGATAGGAGAGTACATGTTAGCTTCCTGGTTGGGAATGATG CCAATTACATTTGCACTGGTGTATGTTGGAACAACTCTTAAGGATATTTCAGATGTAACACATGGATGGGGTGAGATTTCAACGACTCGTTGG ATACTTATTATACTGGGTCTTGTGGTATCTG TGGTATTGATCATATGCGTTACCAAAGTTGCAAAGTCATCATTGGACAAAGCCCTTGCTGAAAACATGGAGATAGATGGAGCCTTAGCCTCGTCGAAGCTGCCCATCGTAGCCGATGCACCCATGGATCTCAACCAGCCTCTCATAATTAAGATAGACTCTTCAGAAGGAAATCATGAAAATTAA
- the LOC122092310 gene encoding brix domain-containing protein ZK795.3-like has translation MKTFHEKLTDRELNPSMFKIISLILNFNQVLKKSTKLCSWFAFLQVISEIIETCRAHDFTDVVLVHEHRGQPDGLIVCHLPFGPTAYFGLLNVVTRHDIKDRKSIGTMPEVYPHLILNNFSTKLGQRTANILKHLFPVPKPDSKRIITFANQSDYISFRHHTYEKHGGPKSLELKEIGPRFELRLYQIKLGTVDQSEAQNEWVIRPYMNTAKKQKILGD, from the exons ATGAAGACTTTCCATGAGAAGTTGACAGACAGGGAGCTGAATCCCTCTATGTTTAAG ATTATTAGTTTGATCCTAAATTTTAACCAAGTACTGAAGAAATCTACAAAACTCTGTTCCTGGTTTGCATTTTTGCAGGTCATTTCTGAAATTATTGAAACATGCCGTGCACATGACTTTACAGATGTTGTGTTGGTTCATGAGCATCGTGGACAACCAGATGGTTTAATTGTTTGCCATTTACCATTTGGTCCAACTGCTTACTTTGGATTACTCAATGTG GTTACAAGACATGACATAAAAGACAGGAAGTCTATAGGAACAATGCCTGAGGTTTATCCTCATCTAATTCTTAACAACTTCTCCACCAAG CTGGGTCAAAGGACTGCAAACATTCTGAAGCATCTCTTTCCTGTTCCCAAACCAGATTCAAAGCGCATCATCACTTTTGCTAACCAGTCTGACTATATCTCATTTAG ACATCATACATACGAGAAACATGGGGGCCCTAAATCACTTGAGCTTAAGGAGATTGGTCCTCGCTTTGAGTTGCGCCTTTATCAG ATCAAACTGGGGACGGTGGATCAGAGTGAAGCCCAGAATGAATGGGTAATCAGACCATACATGAACACTGcgaagaaacagaaaattctTGGAGATTGA